A genome region from Sphingobacteriaceae bacterium GW460-11-11-14-LB5 includes the following:
- a CDS encoding SusC/RagA family TonB-linked outer membrane protein, translating into MSNFRLGIRQTCRILLPVLFLCSPLFSQAQNPSEPTINATLSGTVIDAKTKETLIGASVKIQGTTNGSSTDREGKFRLITGQKFPFTLLVNFVGYKQTEVVVTQSQITVELVEDYNPLDDVVVVGYGTQKKINLTGSLATVDAKTLANRPITNATQALQNVPGVFTNQTKGRPGADAATIRIRGAGTLNNNNPLVLVDGVEFPLGDVNPNDIESVTVLKDAASAAIYGNRAANGVILVKTKTGKKGTFSIDYNFYAGSQKATQFPDVVTNTVDYMIGKNRALANEGKPAESSDALINEFRNGTDPFIYPNTNWFDIMFRNAAIQEHNLRISGGSEKTAFSISLGYLDQDGILIASSGKRYSLNSNISSDITKNLKVGASLTANFWNSKESAYSADDGNGEGGLMGLTYRGLPFQTPYAQDGTYADQWIRVPGHNFFRNTVALANEGFNKNNQYRTLANVFLEYQLPFNIRYKTTLGANLLYGINKYSYPAINLTNPKTGVVTPIGNTPARGVRQISQNNINITNFHTLNWEGSLDKHHFGALAGFSLERFDDSNFSAYNEGYLGNDLTELNAGSTSPQVTGTSGASRLQSYFGRFNYNYNEKYLFEANFRYDGSSRFAKDNRWGFFPSFSAGWRASEEDFIKNLNVFSNLKLRASYGKLGNQNVPLFSYVDAIALGQNYNFNGTIVSGAAITQLSDPNITWETTTMSDIGLEGSFFKNKLTFEVDFFDKQTSKILRQISVPGQVGNLAGPVKNIGAVNNRGFEITLGFKDSVKDFRYNIDANLTYVKNKVTNVNGQKYYSGNTIIQEGSPIDSFFGLQAEGIFQSAEEVKAHAFQNAGTVPGDLKYKDVDANGVIDNNDRVVIGNSIPKFVYGFSGGFGYKRWDFSFIFQGLQDVDTYLTGNLAQPFKNGAGVTKDWLTDSWTPTNTGASLPRLTTSNGYPQNFQTSSFWVRDASYLRLKNVQISYSFPNKWLNKAGIDVLKVFVNAQNYLTFSNFKFSDPERNLTRADLIEYPNAKTISAGINVSFK; encoded by the coding sequence ATGTCCAATTTTCGGTTGGGCATACGGCAAACCTGCCGTATTTTATTACCTGTGCTGTTTTTATGCTCTCCACTGTTTTCGCAGGCACAAAACCCATCAGAACCTACCATTAATGCCACCTTATCGGGAACTGTAATTGATGCAAAAACCAAAGAAACCTTAATCGGTGCATCAGTTAAAATTCAGGGTACAACCAACGGTTCCTCAACCGATAGGGAAGGGAAGTTTCGTTTAATTACCGGACAAAAGTTCCCCTTTACTTTACTGGTTAATTTTGTTGGGTATAAACAAACCGAGGTGGTGGTTACCCAAAGTCAGATTACGGTAGAACTTGTAGAAGACTATAATCCGCTGGATGATGTGGTGGTTGTAGGTTACGGCACACAGAAGAAAATTAACCTGACCGGATCGTTAGCCACTGTAGATGCCAAAACATTGGCCAACAGACCCATTACCAATGCTACCCAGGCACTTCAAAATGTACCTGGTGTTTTTACCAATCAAACCAAAGGCCGTCCTGGGGCTGATGCCGCAACCATTCGCATCCGTGGGGCAGGTACATTGAATAACAACAACCCTTTGGTGCTGGTTGATGGTGTTGAATTCCCCCTGGGCGATGTTAATCCAAACGATATTGAAAGTGTAACCGTTTTAAAAGATGCCGCATCTGCTGCCATTTACGGTAACCGTGCCGCAAACGGCGTCATTTTAGTAAAGACTAAAACCGGTAAAAAAGGAACATTTTCTATCGATTATAACTTTTACGCAGGTTCGCAAAAAGCCACGCAGTTTCCCGATGTGGTAACCAATACGGTCGATTATATGATCGGTAAAAACCGTGCCCTGGCTAATGAAGGCAAGCCTGCCGAAAGTAGCGACGCATTGATTAACGAATTTAGAAACGGTACCGATCCCTTTATTTATCCAAATACCAACTGGTTCGATATCATGTTCCGCAATGCTGCCATACAGGAACATAACCTGCGTATATCCGGCGGATCAGAAAAAACAGCTTTTTCCATTTCACTGGGTTATTTAGATCAGGATGGGATTTTAATCGCCTCTTCGGGTAAACGTTATTCCTTAAATTCGAATATCAGCTCTGATATCACCAAAAACCTAAAGGTGGGTGCAAGTTTGACTGCTAACTTTTGGAATAGTAAAGAAAGTGCCTATAGCGCCGATGATGGCAATGGCGAGGGCGGTTTAATGGGGTTAACCTATCGTGGTTTGCCTTTTCAAACACCCTATGCACAGGATGGTACTTATGCCGATCAATGGATAAGGGTACCCGGACATAACTTTTTCAGGAATACCGTTGCCCTGGCGAACGAAGGTTTTAATAAAAATAACCAGTACCGCACCCTGGCCAATGTGTTTTTAGAATATCAGTTGCCATTTAACATCAGGTATAAAACCACCTTAGGTGCTAACTTACTTTATGGTATCAACAAATATTCTTATCCGGCTATTAATTTAACCAACCCCAAAACCGGAGTAGTAACCCCAATTGGCAATACACCGGCACGAGGAGTTAGACAAATCAGCCAGAACAATATCAATATTACCAATTTTCATACCTTAAACTGGGAAGGTTCACTTGATAAACACCATTTTGGTGCCTTGGCAGGGTTTAGTTTAGAACGTTTTGATGACAGCAATTTCTCTGCTTATAATGAGGGTTATCTGGGCAATGACCTAACCGAACTCAATGCCGGAAGCACATCACCACAGGTGACCGGTACCTCGGGCGCTTCTAGATTACAATCTTACTTTGGTCGTTTCAACTACAATTACAATGAAAAATACCTGTTCGAGGCCAATTTCAGGTATGATGGTTCGTCACGATTTGCTAAAGACAACAGGTGGGGCTTTTTTCCTTCCTTTTCAGCAGGATGGAGAGCCAGTGAAGAAGATTTTATTAAAAATTTAAATGTTTTTAGCAACTTAAAACTTAGGGCATCATATGGTAAGCTGGGTAATCAGAATGTACCCTTATTCAGTTATGTAGATGCCATTGCCCTGGGACAGAATTACAATTTTAACGGAACCATTGTAAGTGGCGCGGCCATTACGCAGCTAAGCGACCCTAACATTACCTGGGAAACCACCACCATGAGCGATATCGGCTTAGAAGGTAGTTTCTTTAAAAACAAGCTGACTTTTGAAGTCGATTTTTTTGATAAACAGACTTCGAAAATCCTCAGACAGATCAGCGTTCCGGGGCAGGTAGGCAATTTAGCCGGACCTGTAAAAAACATCGGTGCGGTAAATAACCGTGGTTTTGAAATCACACTGGGTTTTAAAGATTCTGTTAAAGATTTTCGCTACAACATCGACGCGAACCTTACCTATGTGAAAAACAAAGTCACCAATGTAAACGGCCAGAAATATTATAGCGGTAATACCATTATTCAGGAAGGATCGCCAATTGACAGCTTTTTTGGACTACAGGCCGAAGGAATTTTTCAAAGCGCAGAAGAAGTGAAAGCACACGCTTTTCAAAATGCAGGTACGGTTCCCGGCGATTTGAAATATAAAGATGTAGATGCCAATGGAGTGATCGATAATAACGACCGTGTGGTCATCGGTAATAGTATTCCAAAATTTGTTTACGGTTTTTCAGGTGGTTTTGGTTATAAGAGGTGGGATTTCAGTTTCATCTTCCAGGGCTTGCAGGATGTGGATACCTACTTAACCGGAAATTTAGCACAGCCATTTAAAAATGGCGCAGGTGTAACCAAAGACTGGCTTACCGATTCGTGGACGCCTACCAATACTGGCGCTTCTTTACCGCGTTTAACGACATCGAATGGCTACCCTCAAAACTTTCAGACTTCGAGTTTTTGGGTAAGAGATGCCTCTTATCTCCGGTTGAAAAATGTGCAGATCAGTTATTCCTTTCCCAATAAATGGCTCAATAAAGCAGGCATTGATGTGTTAAAGGTATTTGTGAATGCACAAAACTATTTAACCTTCTCGAACTTCAAGTTTAGCGATCCGGAAAGGAATTTAACCCGGGCCGATCTGATTGAATACCCAAATGCAAAAACAATTAGTGCGGGAATTAATGTATCATTTAAATAA